The Cydia splendana chromosome 8, ilCydSple1.2, whole genome shotgun sequence genome contains a region encoding:
- the LOC134792695 gene encoding chromodomain-helicase-DNA-binding protein Mi-2 homolog isoform X1, producing the protein MASDDEVDGSFAGDEDVEEGEGQNENSGESDEAPPKEDDEYSPEDARKKKKGKKRKARGEDKKGRKKKKKRKNESEEDDEFGLEIEAEGDSDYALSAMTSKKSRKGRGSRHNTTPSTPAASDSGSGMPTVEEVCSSFGLSDVDIEYTDADFENLTSYKLFQQHVRPLLVKENPKVPVSKLMMLVAAKWRLFCESNPNLGGGSNMGSEENTNTSTASDYVPKARAGRPPKEPKNEDTVEDVEEEEEEADSDGGTPAPRKRGRKAKHGPRGKPGRKPKVPTLKIKFSKRKRTSSIHSSQEEDPEGSAGANSESDAEFEQMLAEAEEPKPQPPPPAADDAAAQPAADGTPAPKKKAKTKIGNKSKKKRNKLKTTNKFPDGAEGEQEHQDYCEVCQQGGEIILCDTCPRAYHLVCLEPELEETPEGRWSCPHCEAEGNQDQDDDDEHQEFCRICKDGGELLCCDSCPSAYHRFCLNPPLEEVPDGEWKCPRCSCPPIDGKVNKILTWRWKEHSAKSKAPREREFFVKWFERSYWHCSWISELQLDVFHPLMYRYYMRKYDTEEPPKLEEPLDEQDGRYKRIKSKQGQDSDEKALEEKYYRYGVKPEWLIVHRVINHRTSRDGTTYYLVKWRDLSYDQATWESEHADIVGLKQAVDYYQDMRSFITSEGKSKGSKGKKAGRKSKTRDPIDDDESSNGQQVKVAGHKYCPPPDKPVSNLNKKYEEQPAFVYETGMQLHPYQLEGLNWLRYSWGQGIDTILADEMGLGKTIQTVTFLYSLFKEGHCKGPFLVSVPLSTIINWEREFELWAPDLYCITYVGDKDSRAVIRENELTFDDGANRGGRPSKIKSQVKFNVLLTSYELVSIDATCLGSIDWAVLVVDEAHRLKSNQSKFFRLLAGYHINYKLLLTGTPLQNNLEELFHLLNFLNKDKFNDLAAFQNEFADVSKEEQVKRLHEMLGPHMLRRLKADVLKNMPTKSEFIVRVELSPMQKKYYKYILTRNYEALNPRSGGQTVSLLNVMMDLKKCCNHPYLFPVAAEEAPLGTHGNYDTSALIKASGKLVLLAKMLQKLKEQGHRVLIFSQMTKMLDILEDFLEGAGYKYERIDGGITGPTRQEAIDRFNAPGAQQFVFLLSTRAGGLGINLATADTVIIYDSDWNPHNDIQAFSRAHRIGQANKVMIYRFVTRNSVEERVTQVAKRKMMLTHLVVRPGMGGKGANFTKQELDDILRFGTEELFKEEEGKEEAIHYDDKAVSDLLDRSKEGIESKESWANEYLSSFKVASYSTKEGENEEEVDTEIIKQEAENTDPAYWIKLLRHHYEQHQEDQARTLGKGKRVRKQVNYNDGSVAQTENREDSTWQENGSDYNSDFSQGSEDDKEDDDFDEKNDNGDLLSRRSKRRLERREERDRPLPPLLARVGGNMEVLGFNARQRKSFLNAIMRYGMPPQDAFNSQWLVRDLRGKSERNFKAYVSLFMRHLCEPGADNAETFADGVPREGLSRQHVLTRIGVMSLIRKKVQEFEHINGYYSMPELIRKPVEPVKIAGAAGESAAASPAPSGATPLASAAASPQAPPAPAVAAAADTTDKEKEEAPKEEKSDKEPKDEPMDTSDKEEREKSAEKETPKEEPAEAKPEPERRMSVDEEPPKEEEKKEEVKEEAQEEAEKEKPKEEPKEDDKKEEDKKSEKADSEASEKPSKDEKKDDDDDDVVLVKEEDDLKVERRKFMFNIADGGFTELHTLWLNEERAAAPGREYEIWHRRHDYWLLAGIVTHGYGRWQDIQNDLRFAIINEPFKMDVGKGNFLEIKNKFLARRFKLLEQALVIEEQLRRAAYLNLTQDPNHPAMSLNARFAEVECLAESHQHLSKESLAGNKPANAVLHKVLNQLEELLSDMKSDVSRLPATLARIPPVAQRLQMSERSILSRLAATAGNPVPAAQMAAFPAGFAATGALPGFAPAAAAAANFANFRPQYSVPGQPASATSSSSKS; encoded by the exons ATGGCTTCAGATGATGAAGTAGACGGTTCATTTGCAG gCGACGAGGACGTGGAGGAAGGTGAAGGTCAGAATGAAAATTCTGGGGAAAGTGATGAAGCACCACCTAAG GAGGATGATGAATACTCTCCAGAAGATGccagaaagaagaagaagggtAAGAAAAGAAAGGCCCGTGGAGAAGACAAAAAGGGCagaaagaaaaagaagaagcgAAAGAATGAGAGTGAAGAA GATGACGAGTTTGGGTTGGAGATTGAAGCGGAAGGTGACAGTGACTATGCGCTAAGCGCTATGACAAGCAAGAAATCGCGCAAGGGCCGCGGCAGCAGGCACAACACTACGCCCTCTACACCTGCCGCTTCTGACTCTGGCTCTG gcATGCCGACAGTGGAGGAAGTCTGCTCGTCGTTCGGACTCTCAGACGTGGACATCGAGTACACGGACGCAGACTTCGAGAACTTGACGTCCTACAAGCTTTTCCAGCAGCATGTCCGACCGTTGCTGGTTAAGGAAAATCCAAAG GTGCCAGTATCGAAACTGATGATGCTGGTAGCCGCCAAATGGCGGTTGTTCTGCGAGAGCAACCCCAACCTGGGCGGCGGCTCAAACATGGGCTCTGAGGAGAACACCAACACGTCCACGGCCTCCGACTACGTGCCCAAAGCTAGGGCTGGACGCCCGCCTAAGGAACCAAAG AACGAGGACACAGTGGAGGACgtggaggaggaggaggaggaggcgGACAGCGACGGCGGCACGCCCGCGCCCCGCAAGCGCGGCCGCAAGGCCAAGCACGGCCCGCGCGGCAAGCCCGGCCGCAAGCCTAAAGTGCCCACGCTCAAGATCAAGTTCAGCAAGCGCAAGCGGACCAGCAGT ATCCATTCATCACAGGAGGAGGACCCGGAGGGCAGCGCGGGGGCCAACTCGGAGTCGGACGCGGAGTTCGAGCAGATGCTCGCCGAGGCCGAGGAGCCCAagccgcagccgccgccgccggccgccGACGACGCCGCCGCACAGCCCGCCGCGGACGGCACGCCG GCGCCAAAGAAGAAAGCCAAGACCAAGATTGGTAACAAGAGCAAGAAGAAGAGGAACAAGCTCAAGACCACCAACAAGTTCCCTGACGGCGCGGAGGGCGAGCAGGAGCACCAGGACTATTGCGAG GTGTGCCAACAAGGCGGCGAGATAATCCTCTGCGACACGTGCCCGCGCGCCTACCACTTGGTGTGCCTGGAGCCCGAGCTGGAGGAGACGCCCGAGGGCCGCTGGTCGTGCCCGCACTGCGAGGCCGAAGGCAACCAGGACCAGGACGATGATGACGAGCATCAGGAGTTCTGCAG AATTTGCAAGGACGGCGGCGAACTGCTCTGCTGCGACTCATGCCCGTCGGCCTACCACCGCTTCTGCCTCAACCCACCGCTCGAGGAGGTGCCGGACGGGGAATGGAAATGTCCGCGGTGCAGT TGTCCTCCAATAGATGGCAAAGTAAACAAGATCCTAACATGGCGGTGGAAGGAGCACTCGGCCAAGTCCAAGGCGCCGCGCGAGCGAGAGTTCTTCGTAAAGTGGTTCGAACGCTCCTACTGGCACTGCAGCTGGATATCAGAACTGCAG TTGGACGTGTTCCATCCACTGATGTATCGCTACTACATGCGCAAATACGACACGGAGGAACCGCCGAAGCTAGAAGAGCCCCTCGACGAACAAGACGGCCGATACAAGCGCATCAAGAGCAAGCAGGGCCAGGATTCTGACGAGAAGGCACTGGAGGAGAAATACTACAG ATACGGCGTGAAGCCGGAGTGGCTGATCGTGCACCGCGTGATCAACCACCGCACGAGCCGCGACGGCACCACGTACTACCTGGTGAAGTGGCGCGACCTGTCCTACGACCAGGCCACCTGGGAGTCCGAGCACGCCGACATCGTGGGCCTCAAGCAGGCCGTCGACTATTATCAG GATATGCGTTCCTTCATCACTTCGGAAGGCAAATCAAAGGGAAGCAAAGGCAAAAAGGCCGGGCGCAAGAGCAAGACCCGCGACCCCATCGACGACGACGAGAGCAGCAACGGCCAGCAGGTGAAGGTGGCCGGCCACAAATACTGCCCGCCACCCGACAAGCCCGTCTCCAACCTCAACAAGAAGTACGAGGAGCAGCCGGCCTTCGTCTACGAGACCGGCATGCAGCTGCACCCCTACCAGCTCGAGGGGCTCAACTGGCTGCGCTACTCCTGGGGGCAGGGCATCGACACCATCCTCGCCGACGAGATGGGGCTCGGCAAGACCATCCAGACCGTCACCTTCCTCTACTCCCTCTTCAAGGAGGGCCACTGCAAGGGGCCGTTCTTGGTCTCCGTTCCTCTTTCCACCATCATCAATTGGGAGAGAGAATTCGAACTGTGGGCGCCGGACCTATACTGCATCACTTACGTCGGTGACAAGGATTCAAGAGCGGTCATTAGAGAGAACGAGTTGACGTTCGACGATGGCGCTAATAGAGGCGGCAGACCGTCAAAAATCAAGTCTCAGGTCAAATTTAATGTCTTGCTCACTTCATACGAATTGGTTTCTATCGACGCTACGTGTCTCGGCTCCATCGACTGGGCCGTGTTAGTCGTCGACGAAGCCCACAGACTAAAGAGCAACCAGTCTAAATTCTTTAGGCTGCTCGCCGGCTACCACATCAACTACAAACTTTTGCTCACCGGTACTCCCCTTCAGAACAACCTCGAGGAGTTGTTCCATCTTTTGAATTTCTTGAACAAGGACAAATTTAACGATCTCGCCGCGTTCCAGAACGAGTTCGCGGACGTTTCAAAAGAGGAGCAAGTCAAGAGGCTTCACGAAATGCTGGGGCCGCATATGCTGCGACGACTTAAAGCCGACGTGCTGAAGAACATGCCTACCAAGTCCGAGTTCATCGTGCGCGTCGAGCTGTCTCCCATGCAGAAGAAATATTACAAATACATTTTGACGAGGAATTACGAAGCTCTAAACCCGAGGAGTGGAGGTCAGACCGTGTCTCTGTTGAACGTGATGATGGATTTGAAGAAATGTTGCAACCATCCTTATCTCTTCCCCGTGGCAGCGGAAGAAGCACCGCTAGGAACCCACGGTAACTACGACACGTCTGCTCTGATCAAAGCTTCGGGAAAACTCGTTCTTTTGGCTAAAATGTTGCAGAAACTCAAGGAGCAAGGCCACAGAGTTCTTATTTTCTCACAGATGACAAAAATGTTGGATATCCTCGAAGACTTCTTAGAAGGCGCCGGTTACAAGTATGAAAGAATTGACGGTGGCATCACTGGACCCACCCGTCAGGAAGCCATCGATAGGTTCAACGCTCCAGGCGCCCAACAGTTCGTGTTCTTGCTGTCCACGAGGGCAGGTGGTCTGGGTATCAACTTGGCGACCGCTGACACTGTCATCATTTACGACTCCGATTGGAATCCTCACAACGACATCCAGGCGTTCTCCCGTGCCCATCGTATCGGTCAAGCGAACAAAGTGATGATCTACCGCTTCGTCACGCGCAACAGTGTCGAGGAGCGAGTCACACAGGTCGCCAAGAGGAAGATGATGTTGACCCACTTGGTCGTACGCCCCGGCATGGGCGGCAAAGGCGCCAATTTCACCAAACAGGAGTTGGACGATATCCTCCGATTCGGTACCGAAGAGTTATTCAAAGAAGAGGAGGGCAAAGAAGAAGCCATCCATTACGACGATAAAGCTGTATCAGACCTGCTCGATCGATCGAAGGAGGGTATCGAATCGAAGGAATCGTGGGCTAACGAATATCTCAGTTCCTTCAAAGTGGCCAGCTACTCCACAAAGGAAGGTGAAAACGAGGAGGAAGTCGACACGGAAATCATCAAACAGGAAGCCGAGAACACCGACCCGGCGTACTGGATCAAACTGCTCCGGCACCATTACGAGCAGCACCAGGAAGACCAGGCGCGGACTCTCGGCAAAGGCAAGCGAGTGCGCAAACAGGTCAACTACAACGACGGCAGCGTCGCGCAAACAGAAAACAGGGAGGACTCGACGTGGCAGGAGAACGGCTCGGATTACAACTCCGACTTCTCCCAGGGCAGCGAGGACGATAAGGAAGACGACGATTTCGATGAGAAGAATGACAACGGAGATCTGCTCAGCCGCCGCAGCAAGCGACGCCTCGAGAGACGGGAGGAGCGCGACCGACCGCTGCCGCCGCTGCTCGCTCGTGTCGGAGGAAACATGGAAGTCCTCGGCTTCAACGCTCGCCAGAGGAAGTCCTTCCTCAACGCCATCATGCGATACGGCATGCCGCCCCAGGACGCGTTCAACTCGCAATGGCTAGTGCGCGATCTCCGAGGCAAATCCGAGAGGAACTTCAAAGCCTACGTGTCGCTGTTCATGCGGCATCTGTGCGAGCCCGGCGCGGATAACGCGGAAACGTTCGCCGACGGCGTGCCCCGCGAGGGCCTGTCGCGGCAGCACGTGCTGACGAGGATCGGCGTCATGAGCCTGATAAGGAAGAAGGTGCAGGAGTTCGAGCACATCAACGGGTACTACAGCATGCCGGAACTGATCCGCAAACCGGTAGAGCCGGTGAAGATCGCGGGAGCCGCCGGGGAGAGCGCGGCCGCGAGCCCCGCGCCCTCCGGCGCCACGCCGCTCGCGTCCGCCGCGGCCTCGCCCCAGGCCCCGCCGGCGCCCGctgtcgccgccgccgccgacaccaCCGACAAAGAGAAGGAAGAGGCGCCTAAGGAGGAGAAATCCGACAAGGAACCTAAAGACGAGCCGATGGACACGAGCGACAAGGAGGAGCGCGAGAAATCCGCAGAAAAAGAGACTCCGAAAGAGGAGCCGGCCGAGGCTAAACCCGAGCCGGAGCGTCGCATGTCCGTCGACGAGGAGCCTCCTAAGGAGGAGGAGAAGAAGGAGGAGGTTAAAGAGGAGGCTCAAGAGGAAGCCGAGAAGGAGAAGCCTAAGGAGGAGCCTAAAGAGGACGATAAGAAGGAGGAGGACAAGAAGAGCGAGAAGGCGGACTCTGAGGCCTCCGAGAAGCCGAGCAAAGATGAGAAGAAGGATGACGACGATGATGATGTCGTGCTGGTCAAGGAGGAGGACGATCTCAAG GTGGAGCGACGCAAGTTCATGTTCAACATCGCCGACGGAGGCTTCACGGAGCTGCACACGCTGTGGCTCAACGAggagcgcgccgccgcgcccggCCGCGAGTACGAGATCTGGCACCGCCGCCACGACTACTGGCTGCTCGCCGGCATCGTCACGCACGGCTACGGCCGCTGGCAGGACATACAGAACGACCTGCGCTTCGCCATCATCAACGAGCCCTTCAAGATGGATGTCGGCAAAGGAAACTTCCTTGAGATCAAGAACAAGTTCCTTGCGAGGAGATTCAAG CTGTTGGAACAAGCGCTGGTAATCGAGGAGCAACTCAGGCGAGCGGCGTACCTGAACTTAACCCAGGACCCGAACCACCCCGCCATGTCGCTGAACGCGCGCTTCGCCGAGGTGGAGTGCCTCGCCGAGTCCCACCAGCACCTCAGCAAGGAGTCGCTCGCGGGCAACAAGCCGGCCAACGCCGTGCTGCACAAG GTGCTGAACCAGCTGGAGGAGCTGCTGTCGGACATGAAGTCGGACGTGTCGCGGCTGCCGGCCACGCTGGCGCGCATCCCGCCCGTGGCGCAGCGCCTACAGATGTCGGAGCGCTCCATCCTGTCCCGCCTCGCCGCCACCGCCGGCAACCCCGTGCCCGCCG